Below is a genomic region from Anoplopoma fimbria isolate UVic2021 breed Golden Eagle Sablefish chromosome 20, Afim_UVic_2022, whole genome shotgun sequence.
TATCACCTGTATgaatacaagtaaaaaaatctcttaacatcaaaaaacaaaccgaaaagataataaaaattaCTTTCCGAAAACAATTAAAGCACATTTATATTTGGTCAGCTCTATAAATGTCAAATATCTGTgtgaaaacataacaaatatgtACCTACAAAGTAACAAAGATCTCTCATACCAATACTGGACAGCatatgaaaaaacattaattccTTATAACAACAAAAATCTTCAATTCAGCAAAGAAAGCgtacagaaaatgaaatgtaacaagAAAAATTTGGTAACAAACTGAGTAAATTTGACCTCAAATATaagagtttacatttttattcaaaatgtgttaAGGCTATTCAAAATTCCCTTGAACTTCAGCAATGTTGTAAAGCTGAGCTTGGACAGACCAAGTCCCGCCAAGTGTGGTTCAGCTTAGAGAAGTAATGTGGAACGAAAGGCACTGTGTTTTCAATACTTGAAGTTGATTAATCTCCTAGACTAGAACAGTTGTGATCCATCttgatactttaaaaaaagattcctTTCTTGAAATTAGGGTTGCGTATTTAATGTCAAACTTCCCCAGAATGGAATGATAggaatgtttttaaatagtCTTATTTGTTCCCGTATGACCTGTTCTTCCATTCACTGGACATCATAAAGCAAGACGTGAaactgcagcagaggaggaaggtaggaaagattttttaaatggtgGAAGCACTGAACAAGAATAGAGGTGCTTGACTTTAAACTTCATCCAGAGGAATAATCTTCAGTTCTTTATAAATCCACTCTTAGTCATGATTGGGAGGAGAAAGACTCGATTCAATGTCCCAATTGGTCAGTTCAGGCGTAGAACTCTTTGGTGGGTGCTTTCTGATAGGCTGTTGTGGAAACTTTGGTGTCTCCCAGGTTGTAACTACCTTCGTCCTTCTTCTTCATACGGtaggcgaggaggaggaggaggaaaacagCAAAGAGCAATCCAATCACTCCGCATGATATCACTGCTGGAGAGGGCATAAAGAAAGATTGACATGACTTGATATTTTATTGTCCCACACTCAAATGTTCCACAAGATTTGgcaaaatgtattcatcaaaaatctaaatcataATTTTCTAAAAGCactttacacagaaaataaccGGTTTTCAAATTTGGCAACTAAACGAAATCACCTCATTAAACCAGACATGTGTGAACTATAAAGATGAGGTAAAGCCCAGTGGACATCTCTCCTTACCTGCCAGCACTTCCGTCTTCTCCCACATGTTCTCAGAGGTGATTTTGCTGCCTCGGCCATTTTCGGCCAGAAGATCATTTTCGATCTCTTGGATCTTGACTTCATCGCCACGGTTTCTGGGCGTTGAGACATCCCAGCTTTCCAGACTGTTGTCCTTGTCGGTATGATTGATTACAGTGATGTCAATGGTGGATTTGCTTGCTGTAGTTTCTCTGGGAGGTTTGGTGGTGGAGCTGGGACTGGTACTCTCTCTGAACCAATCAACTGTTGGACCTGCCACCTGGAGAAATATacacatttgtaaaatgtatgatGCACTGGATAAAAAAGTAAGGGGCGAAAGAAAACTTTAGGCATAATGTGGTTTTGAATACTTCCTGGAAACCAACATATAGACCATGAAATTAACATTGGAATATTCTTAAAGCGCCTAGTTTTTTAAGTAGTATTATTTCATGTTatagattaataaatatttaaagcagTCTCACTGTTACAACtctcatttcacatttcaaattgGAAATCAACATTGCAATTGGATGTTATCTGTTAATCATTAACAATGTACAAAGACATTTCTTGACAGTTATGCCATTTGTAATATTTCTTTGAATCTTTTCAATAGTCAACAGTACATTCATCATAGTTTATCTTTGAGATAAGGATTTGTGTAAAAGGAAAAGCACAAttttacctcctcctcctcggtgtCCCCGTTCGGTAATATGAATGGTGTCGTCTCTGTGTCCTTCTCTTTGGTTGATGGGTTCtggctctctgctgctgtggttgttgGGTTGAGAGGAAAGGCTGCTGATGGCTGTGGTTGAGTTGGAACCATTTCTTTGGAGACTGTGGTTTGAGAGGAGTTGAGGAACTTCCAGAGCATCTCCTCTTGATATGTGATGTGGGTGAaatctgagagaaaaaaaaaaacaatcaccaCAAATTCTAACACTTCAGAGGGAGTTTCTTTTCAACCTAGCACTATAACTGAACGTTTTCAAAACTATTTTTGCATTGATTTGTCTGTAACTATCACCTATAAACAGACTTAATAGTGTTACAAACAAATTCCAACAAATCTCCaattttgattagatttttttcatttaaggattatgggtTACATTATGGGTTGAGAGGACTTTCGTACTtcatcaaataaatacatcaattaAAAATCCATTGCATTATCTGAAAAATGAATTTCCATTAAGCTAAAAACAAGGATGTTATTCTCAAAGTTGATATTTGTAGATATGTGGTTTTAATTGGATAGTGACGCAACGTTAAAATGTGCCTTTTGAGGTGTTAATTAACCAGTTATTTTTACACGCTGGAGGAATGCAATCTGtgagctttttattttactggaaTTAACCTAACCACATTTCAGTATATTTTGTGATCACACTAAATGTTCCAAGACATTATTCACTGTTGGCATAAAGATGAGTCATTGATAATGAAGGCGGACATCTGTGCGCTTCCAATAAAATCCCGCCTGGTTAACTCCACATCACCTCAGGACAAACATCTGGCATTGTGCGTGAGTGCTTCTGTGTCTGAATATACAAGCATATATTTGTCTAATAATTTTAAATGAGTGGATAGAGTATTAGATAAGGAAACACATCGTGAGAcgaggacatttttcaaaaagcaCTTGAAGACTAAGATTAGCCCAGTCCCATTGTAAATCTAGATGATTTTGTGAAACAGTGCCCTGGGTTGTTGAAGTTAcgacttgaaaaacaaaaacaggaagtccAGGAGATTCATTTTCACTTTGCCTTAAGTTAACTCAACAAAGTGGATGATGTTTTTGAGAACCCTTCATTTAACAGCAAAAACTAAGAAAGTAATGTTACAAACAATTAccataaataaagacacaaaaacaaaacaatcacaaaaatAAGACAGTGGTCTCCTTACCGTAGTCTCCAGATCCAGAGCCTGagccatcatcaccaccatcttcatcatctatAGGGAGGTCACCTGACGTTCGGCCCTCCAGGTACATGTCATCTGTCGTGGAGAAGGTTGCCTGCGAGGAGACAAAGAGctggaagagagaaaaataatgacaGATTATAATTCAAGCAGGAGAGAAAAactgacaaagacaaaagaagcaGACACACATAGGCCTCCTTTATTCACACTCAGAATTCCTTCCACTAATCGAAAACATGTGAACCTCGCTACAGTTTTGGAGTAAGACTATATCTCTCACAGCCAATGACCTATGCTAGCCAAATATGCCAAAGTGTTCACAGGCGTCTGCGAGTTTAACCGTGGGGTGTATTGCAGCCATACTGTAGCTGTTCTTTTTATGTTCATTTCATGTGTGCGGCAGTCATTTTTGAAGCTTCACAGAGCCACACAGCAAAGCTCTAAGTGTGTTTGAAGCTGCTGTATCTCCCCCTCCTACGCTCAAAGGCAACACACAGAACATGAgaagtttacacacacacacacacacaggaaaaaaaacataagattGTAGCGTAGGAAAACCTCCCACTAACCCAAACAATACACAAAAGGAGTGTGATGAGAACCAAAACCCTACTTGTCTCGTCATCTAAAGCGGGGTCTGGCGCTGTAAACGAGGCTCCAACCAAATAAATGAGGtacttaaataaatgaagtaaTTCACCAGCTTGTTGAAACTTTTCTTTCTCAATGTCTGAAGAAGAATTAAACAAGCTGATTAAGATGGTAATATAACAAAACGGCTCGATCAGACTAGACTAACAAAGAAAGCAACCTGACAATGAGTCTGAAATTCAAAAAGAGAAGAATGGCTCCTCAGATGTTGGTAGCAAGACAGCGagacagacactcacacacaggctTGGATGAATATGGCCCATTGAGGGCTGAACTATGTCTGGTATGTATACTATGCTTCCACTAACACAGGtgctgagagagggagagaggagggagacgggagaaaggagggagactggagaaaggaagggaaggatagagacagagatagtACTGTATATTTCTCAAAAAACAGGTGCTGGTGAAACATGGGAGGTGGATCTTTTAGTGCAATAAATATTTACACTTGTGAGAAGTAATGATACAAATTCATTATATGCTAGCATGAGTCTTCTTGTGTCAACACTTGCATTTTATTTGGCAGTATACCTAAGAACTGAGACTTCACCTAAGAATTGATACAGATCTAAAATGTGTGTATTCTATAAGTGCAGACCAAAGCACTTCACCTAATAATGCCAGTTTCTTCATTCAGTTTGGAATAGATTTATGTTACCAATCAAACTAATGTAGATCTAGACTCCAGACAAACTTTTCAGCTCACTCTCCTTTGTGACACCTGAGACGTCTGCTTTTTTGTTCAAGCTACCGATGCAACAAGGGAAAATAATTCTGAGATAAACCAAATGTTGAGTTCACATTGTGGTAAAACAGGCCATACATAAAATCATCAACACTACGTTTTTCAAAAGACAGCACAGTCTTCATAGCAGAAGGGGCTCATGCATTCCTGCTGTCTTCAATCAGGGATTACAAAAGCAGATGCTGTGCTTGTCAAAAGCGAAACACACAGGAAACTGGAACTGCTGCAGACATTACACTTACTCTCTCAACTTGTCTTCTGTTCCGAGGGCACTATAACAAaacaactattactactactagaactactactactactacgaccTCAGACGGTGTTGAGCTGATGGATTCACTCATTCAATAACTCATGTACAGATTAATATGGGGCTAGGCTGTATGGTTGAAATCATTATCACCATTAATAaggatatataatataacaatatggTAGATTTTCATAATcattaatgaaataatcaaactgATGTTCAGTTAACTGTTTCACTGGTATGCATTACACTTTTGATATGTGTAAAACTTAAACTTTATAAACTAATTTTAATATTACAGTATGCTGTGGGAGAAACAGAACAGAGCCAAACAGGAGTTTGTGTAAAGGATAACATGAGAAAGCATCATTTTGTGAAAATCTAATCTTAAATCTATAAATGATTATatcaataaaaactgaattatgGCCAATACCTTTTGAGATATGAGCTGCCCAAACGGTAGcagcttataataataataataatattgaataatctataacattttcttttcagttaATCATTTAGTGCATAAAATGCCAGGACATAGTCACGATCACAAATCCCCGCTGAATAAGTTTCTGTTGATCGACTAACGGACTGTGTTCTCAAACACATGTGCAGACACTGTaacagacaaaatgaaacatgagtgggaaaaataaaaatttgctATCAATCTCTTTGTCCATACCTCCTACCAGAAAGAAGTTATGCACTAGGGTTTAAGACGTGACTCGGTCAGTCAGAGGTTACACACATCTGGAAAATGCATAGCTCAcagccacatacacacagagcgTATATAACCATCTGGTATCCCGGTGCTTTGTCCAAGTGAAGACAGTTTCCTGGGAACAGCCAGGTTGCAGtgataaaacaacacagacGTGCAATAGGGAACGTGAATGAGTGTTTAGGGGATTGCTTTATTAAAACTTGTAATCGACAAATCCATATTTTTGTGACTGCTGGATTAATAGCTATTACAGTAAAATATTCCCATATGAAATGGAAATCAATGATGATGAGAGAGCAGTCAGGTCAAGAGTGAGGTTGTGTAACATCCAAAAGTACACAGCAGACCTGTCATCACCATCTagatagcagcagcagcagcagcgcacAACACTGTGTTTGAGGGGGTGGATGTTTGACCAAAGCAACAAGTCATAAAAGGTTAAACCACACTCTAcgtgtaatgtgtgtgttgagttGACAGCAGTTATAGTCTCCAAAAGGCTTCACAAAaggtgaaaatattttataacaaaAGAATCAGTAATCATCTCGGGGTAAACAGcttacattttttgtcacaGCCCTGTTGGCCTGAAAAGAGTTTGGTCGGATTGTACAGAAAGACACGGGTATGAAAGAAAGACACAATATTGACTTTTGTCTTTACCCTTTGAGGATATTATGATGTCCTTAACTGAGATATGTATATGTAAGTATATGTGAATATAGTTGTTTGTATCTGCTCACCCCAaactaaaaatgtcttagtCCACACCATTTGGCAAAAGATAGATTTCATCAGATAAGAGgcttaaaaatatgaaaattgcTGTGGTGGAGCAAAGAGCAGTGTAAGACAGATTCCCTTTCCCAATGATTTGTGGTAAAACCTCACTGGTATTTCCCCCATTGTAAAAAACAAGAACCTCAGGGTTTACTCTTAACTCTTTTGAGGTGTAGCTGAACATATCAGACGTTCAACCAACAGAGTCCTCATAGAAATAGTGCGGCAACAACATATTAGTCACATGCTGTCCGACAGACAGCATGTGACTAATATGTTGTGAATAATACTGGGCTACCGAGAACACATTAAACTTAGATAGACTGTAAACCAGCCGGGGATGTCAACCTACTATTTACGACATTTTTGGGATATTTTTgtcatctgtgtgtttcagacGCACTTTGAAATTAACCATTAACAGAGAGTGGGTGACACACGCTTCCTGTTGCCTATTATGGTTGGGTGTGTAACCCATACAGATATATGCTTGCCTGGACTAGCCAAGTGTGTGGGACTCACTCTGAGTCAttcatccagaaaaaaaaatgacaaaactacCAGCACACAAACTCACAAGCCGGTTTCGACATTCATCTATCACATGTGAGCAACGTCAATGACTGTATGACTAACCAGTAATTCTAAGGCCACACTCAGTTTTGATATAAGCCGTAACCCATCACGCCCAGCAATTTAGCACTGAAGTCTGTGTATTAGTGGTATGAGTTAGAGAATCAATCAAAGCACGTGTGGAGCAGAGTATGAcatacattacaatacaatacaagtaTAGCTTTAGccattaaaaaagtaatagaaatcccatctatttataatacttaGTTGTCAGATTAAAACTCATGGGGCTTTAagtaatatacatttattaaactgtattcaTTTGCTCTCTGTCTTTACAACTCTTTCAGGATTTAGCCAAAATGATTTGCCTTGCCTCCGCTACACATGTCCAGCAGGACGGATCAGGTTTCAGGTTCCTTCCTCTCACAATATACAGTCCATAAACCATAAATATCATGTAGGTGGCAAAGTTGTCTGGCTCTTGTCAGAGACTTTTTCAGTGAATAAATCCTG
It encodes:
- the LOC129109632 gene encoding syndecan-2-like isoform X2; the protein is MRNLRLLFLVGLATGFISGNLFVSSQATFSTTDDMYLEGRTSGDLPIDDEDGGDDGSGSGSGDYDFTHITYQEEMLWKFLNSSQTTVSKEMVPTQPQPSAAFPLNPTTTAAESQNPSTKEKDTETTPFILPNGDTEEEEVAGPTVDWFRESTSPSSTTKPPRETTASKSTIDITVINHTDKDNSLESWDVSTPRNRGDEVKIQEIENDLLAENGRGSKITSENMWEKTEVLAVISCGVIGLLFAVFLLLLLAYRMKKKDEGSYNLGDTKVSTTAYQKAPTKEFYA
- the LOC129109632 gene encoding syndecan-2-like isoform X1 → MRNLRLLFLVGLATGFISGNLFVSSQATFSTTDDMYLEGRTSGDLPIDDEDGGDDGSGSGSGDYDFTHITYQEEMLWKFLNSSQTTVSKEMVPTQPQPSAAFPLNPTTTAAESQNPSTKEKDTETTPFILPNGDTEEEEVAGPTVDWFRESTSPSSTTKPPRETTASKSTIDITVINHTDKDNSLESWDVSTPRNRGDEVKIQEIENDLLAENGRGSKITSENMWEKTEVLAAVISCGVIGLLFAVFLLLLLAYRMKKKDEGSYNLGDTKVSTTAYQKAPTKEFYA